Below is a genomic region from Haliotis asinina isolate JCU_RB_2024 chromosome 14, JCU_Hal_asi_v2, whole genome shotgun sequence.
aagttgtcatccatttACTCGTCGTATCATAttcaccagcttctaaatgcctctccaGAATCTcgattgaagttgtgcactgCATATtgccattagcagacagacaggcagacatctaagtgtcaataaaccagacactgaggtttctctgtgacagagtctgcttatcacaatcaacacgtCTTTTTTATGTTacgagtacattatttacttgtttgtgtaaacAACCAAAATTAGACTACTGccacctcatactccgggcaggcatactgtttcaacatCCGCGGATGTGCagtatagctgttgaaaccacttttccaccagtgctgggggaaaattagtgaatcgtttgaactccgatttctcgggctttttttcatctttaTAGATAGAATTGGCgttttttcatgatttgtttcggcaaatgtataccgaaaggtatcagaatcttcaAAGCTGTtgtttacgttgcatgtgacctttaagctgtCACGCTGAGCACTTCCATCTTAATGTCTCTGTATTTTAGGGCAAGTCGGCCTTCTCACAACAATGAGTAACAGATGAACCTGACAAGATCCTATGACCTTGAAACCTGTACATATATGTTCACAAGCTTAAAACGTATAATTTTCCAGGTAAGAATTTGACCATGCTCCGAAACTGGGCCAACCCTGATGGTTCTGACAGGAAGCTCCTGTACAATGGAATGAGTTACGAGCACGGCTCCATCATTGTACCAGCAGCAGGAGTGTACCACATCACAAGTCACGTCAAGTTCTACACCGAGGACAACAGGAAGGATGAGAAGCCACTCCAAACATTCCAGCACCAGGTTGTCCGGTATAGTGCCTCCAGTCAGACACAGGTGTTGTTGTTTGAGAATGCTGTGACTGAGTGTAAAGAGGGTATCCACGACGGGGCTCACCTGGAGTACCCGAGTGATGCTGGTGGACTGGCTCGGTTAGATGCTGGGGATAATATCATAGTTAAGGTGTCTCATCTTCATCTCCTGAAACACGATAGAGACTGGCATTTTGTGGACATGTATCTTGTGTAATTCAGAGAATGATGTGTGATTCTGTGAGATTGTCACACTGTCAATATTCGAATCTTGTGAAgaaggtgagtactgatgtgactGGCACTTGTTAAAAGCAACCTCCTCGTGGTGAGTTCTGGGTAACGCCAACAGCTCTTCCCCTGCGTTAACACGTGAAAGAGTCCCGTGAAAGTCCGGGGCAAAATAAGCGtccagcaagccatgcttgtcataaacggcgactatgattgtcgtaagaggcgactgccgggatcgggtggtcaggctcgctgacttggttgatgacGGGGCTCACCTGGAGTACCCGAGTGATGCTGGTGGACTGTCTCAGTTAGATGCTGGGGATCAGGTGACGGGGAAAGTGTCACACTTACAAACGCTGAAGCATGATCGTGACTGGCACTATTTTAATGTTCATATTGTATAGATAATTATATTTATAACGTTATTATTCTAGGCCCATACAGGTAAAACACTAAGTGCTTATTTCGACATATCATAATTTCGAAAACATATGCAAAACCCAATGTAATGTCATACTGAATGCACCAGATGGTTATGGTTGCATTAGCGTCACCTGAAAGTATAGATGCTACAGTACACAAGTATATGTCACTACTGCAAGGGTATATTCTATGATTTCTGTGCTGGATGTAATTGAAAACAGAGCACATTTACTATGGAATGTTTTGTTGCTTTCATTTTATATAAGTAGACTGCTAGGGCTACATTGTAAACTGAGTCTTTGTGATGTCTGCGACTGACACTTTGCGATTAATCACAGGGTTTTGTGATTTTATTCATCAATTGATGGGTAAAGTTCGGTTGTATACCTACAAAATCAATATCACGAGATAGCTGAATTCACATTTACTGTCCACTGTCCCCCGAGGTGAATGTCACGTCCAGCGGCAGGGAATCTAGGAATGGTCTTGTGCCGCTATCTGTAGAGAATGGTCCTGAATGGCCCCTATTTCACACAGACCACTAACATTCTTACCTCTATCGTACCTATATCGTAACTTAAATGGTGGGTGGAGCG
It encodes:
- the LOC137262160 gene encoding uncharacterized protein; its protein translation is MLIVLNMGVIVLAGVLFTEVGRQKQSVPGSEWMLSLDKAYTRLAMNFSSATEHSSDDVTENDPDLHFLNLLKPVAHFSGLDFDRGSMGKNLTMLRNWANPDGSDRKLLYNGMSYEHGSIIVPAAGVYHITSHVKFYTEDNRKDEKPLQTFQHQVVRYSASSQTQVLLFENAVTECKEGIHDGAHLEYPSDAGGLARLDAGDNIIVKVSHLHLLKHDRDWHFVDMYLV